In Helianthus annuus cultivar XRQ/B chromosome 8, HanXRQr2.0-SUNRISE, whole genome shotgun sequence, a single genomic region encodes these proteins:
- the LOC110871713 gene encoding protein ALTERED XYLOGLUCAN 4 encodes MGIKDHHPHSLRRKLIPYALYALLFIAIFRLYFFPTPASLPSTTTTTSVDPPPSTGVVEEQEESSCDYTNGRWVHDKMGPMYNSTACGTIKDGQNCAAHGRPDTGYLYWRWKPNKCHLPRFDPNTFLQLTKDRHVAFVGDSLARNQLESLLCMLATVSLPNLIYTNGEDNKFRKWHFASHNVTVSVYWSPFLVKGTEKSEQVPYNRLYLDSVNDVWAKDLDGIDMVVLSIGHWYLHPAVFYYGDSVLGCHSCNDKNHTEVGFYDVYGMAFNTTLKALVNRGTDVIVTTFSPAHFEGDWDSLDACSKTKPFEENEKNLEGMDYEMRKQEIEQVISAKQSKSFRLEALDVTKLALMRPDGHPGPYMYPFPFADGKRERVPNDCVHWCLPGPIDTWNEIMLDIMKRWNH; translated from the exons ATGGGCATTAAAGATCACCATCCCCATTCTCTTAGAAGAAAACTGATTCCTTATGCTCTCTATGCTCTGCTTTTCATTGCCATCTTTCGCTTATATTTCTTCCCTACCCCTGCCTCCCtgccctccaccaccaccaccacctctgtTGACCCTCCTCCTTCCACAG GTGTTGTAGAAGAACAAGAAGAGAGCAGTTGTGACTACACCAATGGCAGATGGGTCCATGACAAGATGGGCCCAATGTACAACTCAACTGCATGTGGTACAATCAAAGATGGTCAAAACTGTGCTGCCCATGGCAGGCCAGACACTGGCTATCTCTATTGGAGATGGAAGCCCAACAAGTGTCATCTCCCCAGGTTTGACCCCAACACCTTCCTCCAGCTAACCAAAGATAGACACGTGGCATTTGTGGGTGACTCCCTTGCTAGGAATCAGTTGGAGTCTCTTTTGTGTATGCTTGCTACTGTCTCTCTTCCTAACTTGATTTACACTAATGGTGAAGATAACAAGTTTAGGAAATGGCATTTTGCATCCCATAATGTTACTGTTTCAGTTTATTGGTCACCTTTTCTTGTCAAGGGTACTGAGAAATCAGAACAAGTGCCTTACAACAGGCTCTATTTGGATTCTGTTAATGATGTTTGGGCGAAAGATCTAGACGGAATCGATATGGTGGTTTTGTCGATTGGTCATTGGTATCTTCATCCGGCGGTGTTTTACTACGGCGATTCGGTACTAGGTTGTCACTCTTGTAATGATAAGAACCATACTGAGGTTGGATTCTATGATGTTTATGGGATGGCATTCAACACTACCCTTAAGGCGTTAGTCAATAGAGGAACTGATGTGATTGTAACTACTTTTTCGCCCGCCCATTTTGAAGGCGATTGGGATTCATTAGATGCTTGTTCAAAGACGAAACCTTTCGAGGAAAACGAGAAGAATCTAGAAGGAATGGATTATGAAATGAGAAAGCAAGAGATTGAACAAGTGATTTCTGCTAAGCAATCCAAAAGTTTTCGTTTAGAGGCATTGGATGTGACTAAATTGGCATTAATGAGACCAGATGGGCACCCGGGGCCTTACATGTATCCGTTTCCTTTCGCAGATGGGAAACGGGAGAGGGTTCCAAACGATTGCGTTCATTGGTGCTTGCCCGGGCCTATAGATACATGGAATGAGATCATGTTAGATATAATGAAAAGATGGAATCATTAA